A region of Marnyiella aurantia DNA encodes the following proteins:
- a CDS encoding glycosyltransferase, with protein sequence MVNVSVIIAIYNRKEELYELLKSLSLQTDPNFEVVIVDDGSLLDLRPTVNLFAEKLDIKFFRKDNSGPGLSRNYGARRVTSADDDNHWLVFVDSDVIVEKDYIGNIKINIITSVCDAFGGADKAHKGFNLMQKAISYSMTSVFTTGGIRGSKKAVSRFQPRSFNMGVRKSAFDRVGGFSEMRIGEDPDLSMTLWENGFKTAFFDDIGVYHKRRVDFGKFSKQVYQFGCARPILNQRHPEYVKISFAFPTLFLLGYILGFIEYFILGKGFLLTMYGLYTFLVFFHALYKTRNLSVASMAIISTYIQMFSYGYGFLKSWFLLNILRMKPDEAFPKHFS encoded by the coding sequence TTGGTAAATGTCTCCGTCATCATCGCTATTTACAACCGAAAGGAAGAACTTTACGAGTTGCTGAAATCCCTGTCCCTGCAAACGGATCCCAATTTTGAGGTCGTGATTGTGGACGATGGTTCGCTGCTGGACCTTCGGCCCACGGTTAACCTGTTCGCTGAAAAACTGGATATTAAATTCTTCAGGAAAGATAATTCGGGTCCCGGACTTTCCCGGAATTACGGTGCCCGGCGTGTAACTTCTGCGGACGATGATAATCACTGGCTGGTTTTTGTAGATTCGGACGTCATTGTAGAGAAGGATTATATTGGAAATATTAAAATCAATATTATTACTTCCGTTTGTGACGCGTTTGGCGGTGCAGATAAGGCGCATAAGGGCTTTAATCTGATGCAGAAAGCCATTTCCTATTCCATGACGTCGGTCTTTACGACGGGCGGAATCCGCGGTAGTAAGAAGGCGGTAAGCCGCTTCCAGCCACGCAGTTTCAATATGGGTGTGAGGAAGTCGGCCTTTGATAGAGTAGGAGGTTTTTCTGAGATGCGCATCGGGGAGGATCCGGACCTTTCCATGACGCTTTGGGAAAACGGATTCAAAACTGCTTTTTTTGATGACATTGGTGTGTATCACAAGCGGCGTGTTGACTTCGGGAAATTCTCCAAACAGGTTTATCAGTTTGGATGTGCCAGACCGATTCTCAATCAGAGGCATCCGGAGTATGTGAAAATATCATTCGCATTTCCGACTTTATTCCTGCTGGGTTATATTCTGGGTTTTATTGAATATTTTATTCTGGGCAAAGGTTTTTTACTCACCATGTACGGTTTGTATACCTTTCTCGTGTTTTTCCATGCTTTATACAAGACCCGCAACCTCAGTGTAGCCTCTATGGCCATTATTTCCACCTATATCCAGATGTTTTCCTACGGCTATGGATTCCTAAAGTCGTGGTTCCTGCTAAATATTTTAAGGATGAAGCCGGATGAAGCTTTCCCTAAGCATTTTTCATAA
- a CDS encoding prolyl-tRNA synthetase, translated as MKKYIIENLSGKLRSNLMLAVAGGFILMSCGTQMGGYSETDGVYYDPNRDTLPEGVVLDNRGNQVGEYYDYNDSQIIEDVRERSWQENSKYWDDNASASDWGLYAGSETNFYQDNWGWGMPYGYYSPYHSYGIRVGMSWGWGSPWGWYDPFWGYSPYSNWGWYNGYYPYGWGSSYYGYYSPYYYGPAYRYQRSGANGRLYNSYQGSQGLLKQGANNGFRNQGASGARVTNQLPADSAPRFRIPAQRPNMQQQSQPRAVPRNRPDFNNQQQSAPRTVEPRTRSNDSGGFRSGGFNSGSSSSGGGFRSGGSTGGGMRSGGR; from the coding sequence ATGAAAAAATATATAATTGAAAATCTGTCCGGGAAGCTGCGCTCCAATTTAATGCTGGCTGTAGCGGGGGGATTTATACTGATGTCCTGCGGCACTCAGATGGGTGGCTACAGTGAGACAGACGGAGTGTATTATGATCCTAACCGCGACACTCTACCGGAGGGCGTAGTTCTGGATAACCGGGGAAACCAGGTGGGGGAATATTATGATTATAATGACTCCCAAATCATTGAAGATGTACGTGAACGCAGCTGGCAGGAAAACAGTAAATATTGGGACGATAATGCTTCTGCTTCTGACTGGGGTCTGTATGCGGGATCCGAAACCAATTTTTACCAGGATAACTGGGGCTGGGGAATGCCGTACGGTTATTACAGCCCGTATCACTCTTATGGTATCCGTGTAGGAATGTCCTGGGGATGGGGATCTCCATGGGGATGGTACGACCCGTTCTGGGGCTACAGTCCTTACTCAAACTGGGGTTGGTATAATGGCTATTACCCATACGGATGGGGCTCGTCATATTATGGTTATTACAGTCCTTATTATTACGGACCCGCTTACCGTTATCAGCGCAGTGGTGCAAACGGAAGGTTATATAACTCTTACCAGGGATCGCAGGGCTTGCTGAAGCAGGGAGCAAATAATGGATTCCGGAATCAGGGCGCTTCGGGTGCCCGCGTAACAAATCAGTTGCCTGCGGATTCCGCACCTCGGTTCAGGATTCCGGCGCAAAGGCCTAATATGCAGCAGCAAAGTCAGCCGAGAGCAGTTCCGAGAAACCGCCCTGACTTTAACAACCAACAGCAAAGTGCTCCAAGAACTGTAGAACCGCGCACAAGATCTAATGACAGTGGCGGTTTCCGCTCAGGCGGTTTCAACAGCGGAAGCTCTTCCTCAGGTGGTGGTTTCAGATCTGGAGGTTCTACCGGTGGAGGTATGCGTTCAGGTGGCAGATAG
- a CDS encoding OmpA family protein, whose amino-acid sequence MSLNILDLIRGQLGPALVTQAATQLGESESAISKAISGLLPAVVGGFANHSNNPTVLDSITGSANSGLLGNLLGGSANNTYISNVLSSIFGDKVSGIISAVSSYAGIGTGSTSTLLNMVTGATLGSVGKYAADNNLDRSAVSGLLSDQKGIISTLLPAGLSMASLGIGDWFGNSTSERVSTTAATDPKVEVTRAGATHLNVDRDEVKTEGSSIWKWLLPLLLLLLVGWFLMKQCNDKETVTTTENDSTVIVEDSANVIADTSMTTDNRGEMTAIDLNGTPLQGYANGMESRMIEFLRSGGYTNAANDEALKNTWYDFDNVNFQMASATALEPGSEGQIQNLAEILKAYPDAKIKIGGYTDKTGDAATNKKLSQDRADFIKSELTRMGVGAQVTDAEGYGSEQAKVDASASDAERASDRKMSVRFTK is encoded by the coding sequence ATGTCATTAAACATTCTTGACCTTATCAGAGGACAGTTAGGTCCTGCGCTTGTTACCCAGGCTGCTACACAGTTAGGAGAAAGTGAATCCGCAATTTCAAAAGCGATCAGCGGGCTTTTGCCGGCAGTCGTAGGCGGTTTTGCCAACCATTCGAATAATCCCACTGTACTTGACTCCATTACAGGGTCTGCGAACAGTGGCCTGCTGGGAAACCTGCTGGGAGGTTCAGCAAACAATACTTATATCTCGAATGTACTTTCAAGTATTTTTGGAGACAAGGTTTCAGGTATTATCAGCGCAGTTTCAAGCTATGCAGGGATTGGCACCGGCTCCACCTCTACCTTGCTGAATATGGTGACAGGGGCTACGCTTGGATCTGTGGGAAAGTACGCGGCGGACAATAATCTTGACCGTTCCGCTGTATCGGGACTACTGTCTGATCAGAAAGGAATCATTTCTACGCTGCTGCCTGCAGGCCTGTCTATGGCATCACTTGGTATTGGTGATTGGTTTGGAAACAGCACGTCTGAAAGAGTTTCAACAACTGCAGCAACAGACCCCAAGGTTGAAGTGACCAGGGCAGGCGCAACACATTTAAATGTGGACAGGGACGAAGTTAAAACAGAGGGGAGCTCCATCTGGAAATGGCTGCTTCCACTTCTGCTCCTTTTATTGGTAGGTTGGTTCCTGATGAAACAATGTAACGACAAAGAAACTGTAACGACAACTGAGAACGACTCCACAGTTATTGTAGAAGATTCGGCGAATGTAATTGCTGATACTTCAATGACTACTGATAATCGCGGTGAAATGACAGCTATCGACCTTAACGGTACTCCTTTGCAGGGTTATGCAAACGGGATGGAGTCCAGAATGATTGAATTCCTTCGTTCCGGCGGTTACACTAATGCAGCAAATGATGAAGCACTGAAAAATACCTGGTATGATTTCGACAATGTGAACTTCCAAATGGCTTCTGCAACAGCTTTGGAGCCTGGTTCTGAAGGTCAGATTCAGAATCTTGCTGAAATTTTGAAAGCATATCCTGACGCTAAAATCAAGATTGGCGGATATACCGATAAAACCGGTGACGCAGCAACTAATAAAAAACTGTCGCAGGACAGAGCAGATTTCATAAAGTCTGAACTTACAAGGATGGGTGTAGGTGCTCAGGTAACCGATGCAGAAGGTTATGGTAGTGAACAGGCGAAAGTTGATGCTTCAGCATCTGATGCAGAAAGAGCTTCAGACAGAAAGATGTCTGTAAGATTTACAAAATAG
- a CDS encoding ZIP family metal transporter: protein MVIILLLILSVVTGVLLGKFFGTKEKFAKNLLILSAGFLITICVNEVFPSIYESDVENIGIWVIAGVLLQMVLEHLTKGFEHGHFHHHSEHGILPMALILGMFVHAFIEGFPLAYETDVFSPYLQGIIFHNLPISFILGAFLFKSKKFSRNSWLIISMFALASPLGMIFGAYFDPELQPYFMAVVGGIFLHISSVIIFESNRNHNVNWSKIGLVVLGVALAMLGHNFHHH from the coding sequence ATGGTGATTATATTACTGCTGATACTCAGTGTAGTGACTGGGGTTTTGCTTGGAAAATTCTTCGGCACAAAAGAAAAATTTGCAAAAAACCTGCTTATCTTAAGTGCGGGTTTTCTGATTACGATATGCGTTAATGAAGTTTTTCCGTCCATTTATGAGTCCGATGTAGAAAATATCGGGATTTGGGTCATCGCGGGCGTACTGCTACAAATGGTTTTGGAACATCTAACCAAAGGTTTTGAGCACGGTCACTTTCATCATCATTCAGAGCACGGGATACTCCCAATGGCGCTAATCCTGGGAATGTTTGTACATGCTTTTATTGAAGGATTTCCACTTGCGTATGAAACTGATGTATTTTCACCTTATCTGCAGGGTATTATCTTTCATAATTTACCTATCTCATTTATCCTTGGCGCCTTTCTTTTCAAAAGCAAAAAATTCTCGCGCAACTCCTGGCTTATCATTTCGATGTTTGCCCTGGCTTCCCCGCTTGGGATGATATTTGGTGCTTATTTCGATCCGGAACTGCAACCGTACTTCATGGCCGTGGTAGGGGGTATCTTCTTACATATCTCTTCTGTAATTATTTTTGAAAGCAACAGGAATCACAACGTAAACTGGTCCAAGATTGGGCTGGTGGTCCTGGGTGTTGCCCTCGCCATGCTGGGTCACAACTTCCATCACCATTAA
- a CDS encoding peptide MFS transporter, with protein MDTTQPTQGHPKGLYSLFFTEMWERFSYYGMRALLTIFLTAELATGGFGLDRAESLSVYGIFTALVYLTPILGGWFADKILGQRKSILIGGLVMAIGQFMLAAGAAGDLMGDLETRKNFFYLGLGVLILGNGFFKPNISTIVGDLYDNDDPRKDGAFTIFYMGINIGAFLSPFVAGTLGEKVGWPYGYLAAGIGMMVGVLWFYARRNTLEDKGLPPGYKEKGITQLVGKDWRDIILYTIGNVAFVFAVMFIWNNTSDLIHTIMVWILGIAGTGFIALSIFKGTNGSTEWTRVFVILILAFFNIVFWAGFEQAGGTFNLFAQENTDRVVGGFEIPTTWFQNINPIAIVTLAPLFSILWIKLAARKMNPRTPVKFALSMFIGAFAFFIMTQAQNSADAGNIVSPMWLVVVYVLLTIGELMLSPIGLSMVTKLSPGNITSIMMGVWMASFALGNYLAATLEQILETYDFSLYPFITVLMLISGVALLLLSPILNKFMKGIH; from the coding sequence ATGGATACAACACAACCAACGCAGGGGCACCCTAAGGGACTCTACTCCCTGTTTTTTACAGAAATGTGGGAACGTTTCTCCTATTACGGAATGCGTGCCCTGCTTACCATCTTTCTAACTGCTGAACTCGCTACCGGAGGTTTCGGGCTGGACCGCGCCGAATCTCTGTCCGTGTACGGTATTTTTACCGCTCTGGTTTACCTGACTCCGATCTTGGGAGGTTGGTTTGCAGATAAGATTCTTGGCCAGAGAAAGTCGATCCTGATCGGTGGTCTTGTAATGGCTATAGGACAGTTTATGCTTGCAGCAGGCGCAGCCGGCGATCTGATGGGAGACCTTGAAACCAGAAAAAACTTTTTCTATCTTGGATTAGGTGTACTGATTCTGGGTAATGGATTCTTTAAACCGAATATTTCTACAATTGTTGGAGACCTTTATGATAACGATGATCCACGTAAAGACGGTGCGTTCACCATCTTCTATATGGGTATTAATATTGGCGCATTTCTTTCGCCATTTGTAGCAGGTACATTAGGTGAGAAAGTAGGTTGGCCTTACGGTTATCTGGCTGCCGGTATTGGTATGATGGTTGGTGTTTTGTGGTTTTATGCGCGCCGTAATACACTTGAGGATAAAGGTTTGCCGCCGGGATATAAGGAAAAGGGCATCACACAACTTGTAGGGAAGGACTGGAGAGATATTATCCTTTACACCATTGGAAATGTAGCTTTCGTTTTTGCTGTAATGTTTATCTGGAACAATACATCCGACCTTATCCATACTATTATGGTTTGGATACTGGGTATTGCCGGAACCGGTTTCATAGCACTATCAATTTTTAAGGGAACAAATGGTTCTACGGAATGGACCAGGGTCTTTGTAATCCTCATCCTGGCATTCTTCAACATTGTATTCTGGGCCGGATTCGAGCAGGCAGGTGGTACATTTAACCTCTTTGCACAGGAAAATACAGACCGTGTTGTAGGAGGATTTGAAATCCCAACGACGTGGTTCCAGAACATTAATCCTATTGCCATCGTTACACTTGCACCTCTATTCTCCATTTTGTGGATTAAACTGGCAGCACGTAAAATGAATCCGAGAACTCCTGTGAAGTTTGCACTTTCAATGTTTATCGGTGCGTTTGCGTTTTTCATTATGACCCAGGCTCAGAACAGTGCCGATGCCGGTAACATTGTAAGCCCAATGTGGCTTGTGGTTGTTTATGTACTGCTTACCATCGGTGAACTTATGCTTTCACCAATCGGTCTTTCTATGGTAACCAAGCTGTCTCCCGGAAACATTACCTCTATTATGATGGGTGTGTGGATGGCCAGTTTTGCGCTTGGTAACTACCTGGCAGCAACCCTGGAGCAGATCCTGGAGACCTATGACTTCTCTCTATACCCGTTCATCACAGTACTTATGCTGATTTCAGGTGTCGCCTTGTTATTGCTTTCACCTATCCTGAACAAGTTCATGAAAGGTATTCATTAA
- the proS gene encoding proline--tRNA ligase, giving the protein MAKLTSRGQDYSKWYNELVVKADLAENSQVRGCMVIKPYGYAIWEKMRDELDRMFKETGHQNAYFPLFVPKSLFEAEEQNAEGFAKECAVVTHYRLKTDPNNPQKLIVDPDAKLEEELIVRPTSEAIIWSTYKNWIQSYRDLPILINQWANVVRWEMRTRLFLRTTEFLWQEGHTAHATREEALEETEKMLEVYATFAENHMAMPVIRGIKTPTERFAGAEETYCIEALMQDGKALQAGTSHFLGQNFSKAFDVKFTSREGKIEYPWATSWGVSTRLMGALIMAHSDDFGLVLPPTLAPIQVVIVPIFKGEEQLENIRTVATEIQQKLKAKNISVKFDDDDQNKPGWKFAEYELKGVPVRIAMGARDLENRTVEVARRDTLTKEVQPLENLDIYIEELLKTIQKDIYNRALEFKNNNITKVETFEEFQKVLEEKGGFISAHWDGSAEEEEEIKNLTKATIRCIPLDAEEEAGVSLISGKPSARRVIFAKAY; this is encoded by the coding sequence ATGGCAAAATTAACTTCAAGAGGACAGGATTACAGCAAATGGTATAATGAATTGGTGGTAAAAGCTGATCTGGCGGAGAATTCGCAGGTTCGTGGATGCATGGTAATCAAGCCTTACGGTTATGCGATTTGGGAAAAAATGCGTGACGAACTGGACCGTATGTTTAAGGAAACCGGTCACCAAAATGCCTATTTTCCGCTGTTTGTACCTAAAAGTCTTTTTGAAGCAGAAGAGCAAAATGCCGAGGGCTTCGCAAAGGAATGCGCCGTGGTTACCCATTACCGACTTAAGACGGATCCTAATAACCCGCAAAAACTCATCGTAGACCCAGATGCTAAACTGGAAGAAGAACTGATCGTTCGTCCCACTTCCGAAGCAATTATCTGGAGCACCTATAAAAACTGGATCCAGAGCTACCGTGACCTGCCAATCCTCATTAACCAATGGGCCAATGTGGTACGCTGGGAAATGAGGACACGCCTGTTTCTCCGTACTACTGAATTCCTGTGGCAGGAAGGGCATACAGCGCATGCAACACGCGAAGAAGCATTGGAGGAAACCGAGAAAATGCTTGAAGTATACGCTACATTTGCCGAAAATCATATGGCGATGCCTGTAATCCGCGGAATTAAGACACCAACGGAACGCTTTGCGGGTGCCGAAGAAACCTACTGTATTGAGGCACTGATGCAGGATGGAAAAGCGCTGCAGGCAGGAACCTCCCACTTTTTAGGTCAGAACTTCTCCAAGGCTTTTGATGTTAAATTTACCAGCCGCGAAGGAAAAATTGAGTATCCATGGGCCACGTCGTGGGGCGTTAGTACACGTTTGATGGGCGCGCTCATCATGGCACATTCTGATGATTTTGGTTTGGTATTGCCTCCTACCCTCGCACCCATTCAGGTTGTTATTGTACCTATATTTAAAGGTGAGGAGCAGCTGGAAAACATCCGAACCGTAGCCACCGAAATTCAGCAGAAACTGAAAGCCAAAAACATCAGTGTTAAGTTTGACGATGATGATCAGAACAAACCAGGCTGGAAGTTCGCGGAATACGAACTGAAAGGTGTACCTGTAAGAATTGCCATGGGTGCCAGGGATCTGGAAAACCGCACCGTAGAAGTTGCGCGCCGCGACACACTGACTAAGGAAGTACAACCCCTCGAAAACCTTGATATATATATTGAAGAACTGTTAAAAACCATTCAGAAAGACATCTATAACAGAGCGCTGGAGTTTAAAAACAATAACATCACTAAAGTGGAAACCTTCGAAGAGTTCCAAAAAGTCCTGGAAGAAAAGGGCGGCTTTATTTCCGCTCACTGGGACGGCTCCGCAGAGGAGGAGGAAGAGATCAAAAACCTTACTAAAGCTACCATCCGCTGCATTCCTTTAGATGCTGAAGAAGAAGCTGGTGTATCACTTATCTCAGGCAAGCCTTCTGCACGCCGTGTAATATTCGCTAAAGCTTATTAA
- a CDS encoding THUMP domain-containing class I SAM-dependent RNA methyltransferase — translation MDTENLQIQIKTFFGLEQVLAEEVRKLGGRNVEIKNRAVNCEGDLGFLYKINYSARTALKIMIPLLTFKAWDENRFYDKLYEFPWDDFMRVDQTFAIDTTIYSDRFRHSQFMAQKMKDAIVDSFKFKYRKRPDVDARDPDIKFHLHIDRELVTVSIDSAGDALFKRGYRKEQGEAPINEVLAAGMLQLAGWDGKGNFLDPMCGSGTLLIEAAMIAMDLPAQIFRKKFSFQNWKNYDDELFQKIKEVRIERVKEFTGKIVGYDLDPDMLNAAHLNIEAAEMEDVIEVKRQDFFESKKDLFPLLMVFNPPYDERIEITEDDFYRKIGDTFKKSYPNTLAWFISSDLDAAKKVGLRPSRKIKLFNGKLECRFLQFEMYEGTKKIHKLAGNQPD, via the coding sequence ATGGATACAGAAAATTTACAGATACAGATCAAAACGTTTTTCGGTCTGGAACAGGTTCTTGCTGAAGAGGTGAGGAAACTAGGCGGCAGAAATGTCGAAATAAAAAACCGTGCAGTAAACTGCGAAGGCGACCTGGGATTTCTGTATAAAATAAATTACTCTGCACGTACGGCACTTAAAATCATGATCCCACTGCTTACTTTCAAAGCCTGGGACGAAAACCGTTTCTACGATAAACTCTATGAATTTCCGTGGGACGACTTTATGCGTGTAGACCAAACTTTTGCCATTGATACTACGATCTATTCCGACCGTTTCCGCCACTCACAGTTTATGGCGCAGAAGATGAAAGACGCGATTGTAGACAGTTTCAAATTCAAATACAGAAAAAGACCGGATGTAGATGCCCGCGACCCTGATATTAAATTTCATCTTCATATAGACAGGGAATTGGTTACGGTATCAATAGACTCTGCGGGAGATGCACTTTTTAAGCGTGGATACCGCAAGGAACAGGGTGAAGCTCCGATTAATGAAGTGCTGGCAGCCGGAATGCTTCAACTGGCAGGCTGGGACGGTAAAGGGAATTTTCTGGACCCGATGTGTGGTTCGGGGACACTGCTTATAGAGGCCGCTATGATAGCCATGGATCTGCCGGCGCAGATTTTCCGTAAGAAATTCTCCTTCCAGAACTGGAAGAATTATGATGACGAATTATTCCAGAAGATTAAGGAGGTCCGTATAGAGCGTGTAAAGGAGTTCACCGGAAAGATTGTAGGTTACGACCTTGATCCGGACATGCTGAATGCGGCGCATCTTAATATTGAGGCCGCCGAAATGGAAGACGTTATTGAAGTGAAAAGACAGGACTTCTTTGAATCGAAGAAAGACCTTTTCCCGCTGCTCATGGTCTTTAATCCGCCTTACGACGAGCGAATTGAAATCACCGAAGACGATTTCTACAGAAAGATAGGGGATACCTTCAAGAAGAGCTACCCGAATACCCTGGCCTGGTTCATCTCATCAGATTTGGATGCGGCCAAGAAAGTGGGTCTGAGGCCTTCAAGAAAAATAAAACTCTTCAATGGAAAACTGGAATGCCGTTTCCTGCAGTTTGAGATGTACGAAGGTACCAAGAAGATTCATAAACTGGCCGGCAACCAGCCGGACTAA
- a CDS encoding OmpP1/FadL family transporter: MIKKSLAVLTVTAVFFAQAQDVSILKNTVDVYSNSSLGSSAKWNAMAGSAGALGGDATALMNNPAGLGVAISSNIGGTLGVTNYKNVSSSGNQSTSFSNTMADLTNANGVASFQLLTETPWKFVNLGVNISSRNLDSYAETPGNTNIIIPKELEDSMGTPVTGNLNFLGHGYYRTGLQTKMSVGIGANYDNAFFVGAGLNFHSSNLEQFDTARFGLDLDNSVTEFDKQYTPFSELGSGFSASVGVIGKLNNQFRLGAALETPTWWQIERVYTDYYTDVDGYISYETLAEDRTFSSPLKATLSAAFVPNKNFSLNVDYGLGLTKPRYKVQGPAETELNSFLADHSTASSEIKVGAEYRIKALRLRGGFAHASNPFDAVSISAYNNTNGSVGNQTFDNLILGSRNTVGLGAGYDFKSFYIDLAYQNMNSEYTNPFLFGSVANDSPRYTTGYHSGNFDISEEVSAVSTVKNTQNNLFLTLGWKF; encoded by the coding sequence ATGATAAAAAAATCTTTAGCAGTACTCACTGTAACTGCAGTTTTCTTTGCGCAGGCGCAGGATGTCTCAATTCTTAAGAACACAGTTGATGTGTACTCAAACAGCTCACTCGGAAGTTCAGCCAAGTGGAATGCAATGGCTGGCTCGGCGGGAGCGCTTGGCGGCGATGCTACCGCGCTTATGAATAACCCAGCGGGGCTTGGAGTAGCTATTTCCAGCAATATAGGCGGAACTCTTGGTGTAACCAATTATAAAAATGTCAGCAGTTCCGGAAACCAGTCTACGTCGTTCAGTAATACAATGGCGGATTTGACGAATGCGAATGGGGTAGCCTCGTTTCAACTTCTTACAGAAACACCCTGGAAATTTGTAAACCTGGGTGTCAACATCAGCAGCCGTAATCTGGACAGTTATGCCGAAACTCCGGGAAATACAAATATTATCATTCCAAAAGAACTTGAAGACAGCATGGGTACTCCGGTTACCGGTAACCTAAATTTTCTGGGCCATGGCTATTACCGTACCGGACTTCAGACTAAAATGAGTGTAGGTATCGGTGCCAATTATGACAATGCATTCTTTGTAGGTGCGGGTCTTAATTTCCATTCCAGCAATCTGGAGCAGTTTGATACAGCAAGATTCGGACTGGATCTCGATAATTCTGTTACCGAATTTGATAAACAGTACACTCCCTTCAGTGAACTGGGAAGCGGATTTTCAGCGAGCGTAGGTGTGATCGGAAAGTTAAACAATCAGTTCCGTCTAGGTGCCGCTCTGGAAACTCCTACCTGGTGGCAGATTGAGCGTGTGTACACCGATTATTATACAGATGTGGACGGCTATATATCTTACGAAACACTGGCGGAAGACAGAACTTTTTCGTCACCGCTTAAAGCTACATTGAGTGCAGCTTTCGTACCCAATAAAAATTTCTCCCTGAATGTGGACTATGGTCTGGGGCTTACCAAACCCAGGTATAAAGTACAGGGACCTGCCGAAACTGAATTGAACAGTTTCCTTGCAGATCACAGTACCGCCAGTTCAGAAATTAAGGTGGGTGCAGAATACCGTATTAAAGCTTTAAGGCTGAGAGGTGGTTTTGCCCACGCAAGTAATCCTTTTGATGCAGTAAGCATTTCTGCCTATAATAATACAAACGGCAGTGTAGGAAACCAGACCTTCGATAATCTGATCCTTGGAAGCAGGAATACTGTAGGACTTGGTGCAGGTTATGATTTCAAATCATTCTATATAGATCTGGCTTATCAGAACATGAATTCGGAGTATACCAATCCATTTCTTTTTGGCAGTGTTGCAAATGATTCTCCACGGTATACAACGGGTTACCACTCCGGTAACTTCGATATTTCAGAAGAAGTGTCTGCAGTGTCCACTGTAAAGAATACACAAAATAATCTCTTCCTCACTTTAGGCTGGAAGTTTTAA
- a CDS encoding SAM-dependent methyltransferase: protein MAWFETWFDTPYYHILYKDRDFEEAEHFISLLLGELQLPSKSKIIDLGCGKGRHSVFLNKAGYDVLGLDLSRESITHNKQFEIDPVDDDGQTKLKFAVHDMRDEIYPSVSSAKVDAVLNLFTSFGYFEDENDDRRVFRSVRNVLNDGGFFVLDFLNETWVKNTLVPHEMQTKGHIDFNIKKRIVDQHVIKDINFTDKGEKHHFFEKVKLHEPAEIEEYGKEFGFELVKVYGNYHLEPFDADTSPRCINVFRKKSDI from the coding sequence ATGGCATGGTTCGAAACATGGTTTGATACCCCTTATTATCATATACTCTACAAAGACCGCGATTTTGAAGAAGCGGAACATTTCATTTCATTACTCCTCGGTGAGCTACAGCTGCCTTCAAAATCAAAAATTATAGATCTTGGATGTGGCAAGGGAAGACATTCGGTTTTTCTGAATAAGGCCGGCTACGATGTATTAGGCCTGGACCTGTCGCGCGAAAGCATTACGCATAATAAACAGTTCGAAATTGATCCTGTAGACGATGACGGACAAACAAAGCTAAAATTTGCCGTGCATGATATGAGGGACGAGATTTACCCCTCCGTTTCATCAGCAAAAGTGGATGCGGTATTGAACCTTTTCACGAGCTTCGGCTATTTTGAGGACGAAAATGATGACCGCAGGGTTTTCCGCTCGGTGCGAAACGTCCTTAACGACGGTGGATTTTTTGTGCTTGATTTTTTAAATGAAACCTGGGTAAAGAATACGCTTGTACCGCATGAAATGCAGACCAAAGGACATATTGATTTTAATATAAAGAAGCGGATTGTGGATCAGCATGTCATTAAAGACATCAACTTTACAGATAAGGGAGAAAAGCATCATTTCTTTGAAAAAGTGAAACTGCACGAACCTGCGGAAATAGAAGAATATGGTAAGGAGTTTGGGTTTGAACTTGTAAAGGTTTACGGTAATTATCACCTTGAACCTTTTGACGCTGATACATCTCCGCGCTGTATTAATGTTTTCAGAAAAAAATCTGACATCTAA